DNA from Parageobacillus thermoglucosidasius:
AAAGCGAAATTTGTCGAATTTTTGCGGATTATAGTTGCAATATAATCAATCCTTTGCTATAATCAATGTCGTTAATTGATCTGAAGGTACACTTGGTTATATATGGAATTAAAATCGCATAAAGCGGGTGGGGGTTAGTAGGGAAATACTTGCTGGACAAATTCGCTGCGAGCCGCCTCGGTATATTTGGCTTCTTTGAACAACTGGTTGCGGGTTGAGGAAGTGGCAGGGCAATTTCGGATGTGTGCAGTTTGAAAATAATGTGCGGGTGTAGTTTAGTGGTAAAACCTCAGCCTTCCAAGCTGATGTCGTGGGTTCGATTCCCATCACCCGCTCCATCCATATCGGGTACAACGCAGTGTTTCGTTTCTAAAAAGAACGAGGCATTGCGTTTTTATTTTTTATATAATTTGCAAGGCAGCATCCCCCCCGTGGATTTGCAAGAACATGTTTTGCATTGACTGCAGCAGTTTTTTGCATTGCTCTTGTGTCATGGATGGCAATAAATATACAATTTGGACAGCGTTTTTCGTGTCTTTTGTGACAGCTGTCCGCTGCGAATCAACAATTGGACTGCCAAATGGCCCATGAATGTCTTTTGATACGAGTTTACGGGAAAAGTTGACAGTGCGCCCATTGATGGCGATATACTCATCTTGATCTGTTCCTATCTCAACGGCAACCGGTCCCTCTAATTTATCTAAGTCGTAAATGCCGATTGGAATTTTATAATATAAGGAAAAGAAATTGTTCACATCAGCTGCCGAGTGGATAGTTGGGACAAAATTTTTCTTTTGAATACGTCGATATAAGCTTTCTGATGAAGGGCGATATTTGCTCGGATCTGTGCCGATTGCTTTAAAGATTCTGCGCCATTCTGCTAATTCGAGAATGTCGGCGACAGCGGTTTCCTGCAAATCAAAATAAATGGATTCTTGAAATAATTGGAGTTTCCCTTTTAACATTTGCGGAGAATCATCGACGACGATATCATTATACAATATCACACCTATTTTAAATTCAGGAATGGCCTGTTTTATCGCTTCGGAAACAGCAATATCCATATCTTTTTCACCTCCAAATTTTTTCTTTATTGTAACATAGATTCCGGATTTTGGCGAAAGGAGGGATAAACGATGGATGCGGCAGCGTTGAAACAAGAAATTATTGAATATAGCAAAACGATCGGGATTGATAAAATTGGATTTGCCAGCGCTGATCCATTTGTCGAGTTAAAAGAACGGCTTCGTCGCCAGCAAGAGTTAGGATATCAATCAGGATTTGAAGAACAGGATATTGAGAAAAGAACGAATCCTTCGCTGCTTTTGCCTGAGGCAAAATCCATCATTGCGATTGCCTTGGCGTATCCGTCCAAAATGAAAAATGCTCCGCGTGGCACAAAAATGGAAAGAAGAGGGATTTTTTGCAGAGCGTCATGGGGCAAAGATTATCATGACGTTTTACGGGAGCGGCTTGAAAAGTTAGAAGCATTTATTCTCGAGAAGGTTCCCCTTGCCAGAGTAAAATCAATGGTGGATACTGGGGAATTGGCAGACCGCGCGGTTGCGGAGCGTGCCGGAATTGGATGGAGCGGAAAAAATTGTTCGATTATTACTCTAGAGTTTGGTTCTTATGTTTATTTAGGAGAAATGATCACCAACATTCCGTTCCCGCCTGATGAACCTGTTGAGAGCCGCTGCGGAACATGTACGAAGTGCATCGATGCTTGCCCGACGGGAGCACTTGTACAGGGGGGACAGCTGAATGCCCAGCGATGCATCTCGTTTTTAACACAAACAAAAGGCTTTTTAGCCGATGAATTTCGCGATAAAATTGGAAACCGATTATACGGTTGTGATACGTGCCAGATGGTTTGTCCTGAAAATAAAGGAAAGGACTTTCATCTCCATCCGGAAATGGAGCCAGATCCTGAAGTGGTGAAACCAAAATTAATTCCGCTTTTGCATATAAGTAACCGGGAGTTTAAAGAAAAGTTTGGTTCGCTTGCTGGGGCATGGCGCGGGAAAAAACCGATTCAACGAAATGCGATTTTAGCGTTGGCGCATTATAAAGATAAAACGGCTGTTCCGCATTTGTTAAAGCTGTTAAAAGAAGACAGCCGCCCTGTCATTCGCGGAACGGCAGCGTGGGCGCTCGGAAAAATAGGTGATATGCGCGTTATTCCCGATTTAGAGGAAGCTGGCAGGACGGAAAAAGATCATGAAGTCCTTTTGGAAATACAAAAAGGATTGCAATTATTGCGTTCGAAGCAGGAAAAGGGAAAAAATCGCTCGCCTGCTACGTAAAGTAGTAGCAAAAACGAAAGTGGTGAGCGATGGTGAAAAAACAGCTGCAATGTTTATTAGAAAAAAGAGCGCAGCTTTTCGTGTCTAAAGACGGACGCAATGAAGAAGAAGCAGTGGAAAGGAAGCGCCGGCTGTTCGAAAAACGAGGGGCAGAAATTGTCCGCTGCACGATTAACAGTCAAATTATCAGTAAGTATGTTATGGAAAAAGAGGGAAGGGTCATTTATTTGGCGCATTATCAGTTTTTAGTTAAACATGGCACTGAGATGTATGTTGAGGAACAAGTAGAAAAAAGAAAAGCATATTTTGAACGCGGAGAGCTGATGAAGGATGAAAAAGTGGCTTCCGCAGAACCGGGAACGGCTCACCCCCGTTTAGAACGCGAGATGTTAATGGATGAAAGAATTTCCTATGAATATGATCGGGCAAAAGCGGTGCGTTATGCCGAAACGTGGTGGAACAGCTACAATCCAGCGTTTCCGCGGTTTGAAGTGAATTGCACGAATTTTGTTTCTCAATGCGTGCACGCAGGCGGAGCACCGATGACTGGATATCCGAATCGTGCAAAAGGATGGTGGTGCAAAAACAGCAATTGGAGTTACAGTTGGGCAGTGGCGCATTCTTTCCGCTGGTATTTAAGCGGAACACGCGTCGGCTTGCAAACGATGGAAGTGTCGTCACCAGAACAGTTGATGGCTGGAGATGTTATTTGTTATGATTTTCAAGGAGATGGCCGCTTTGATCATTCCACGATTGTCGTGGCGAAGGATGCGAACGGAATGCCGTTAGTGAATGCTCATACAACGAATAGCCGCATGCGCTATTGGTCGTATGAAGATTCCACAGCGTACACGCCGAATATTCGCTATAAATTTTTTCATATTATTGACCGAAAGTGACGATATGTTTTGAGGTGAATCGATATGCCATTACATGTAGTATTATATCAACCGGAAATCCCAGCAAATACGGGGAATATTGCACGCACTTGCGCGGCAACAGATACGGCGCTTCATTTGATTCGTCCGCTTGGTTTTTCCACAGATGATAAAATGTTAAAGCGCGCGGGGCTGGACTATTGGCCGTACGTCAATATTTCTTATTACGATTCGCTTGATGAATTATTTGGGCGGTACCCGCACGGAGAGTTTTACTTTATTACGAAGTTTGGCAAAAAATATTATGATTCTTTCGATTTTAGCGATACCGAAAAAGATCTTTTTTTTGTGTTTGGGCGTGAAACGACGGGATTGCCAAAAGATTTGCTTGAAGCGAATATGGACCGTTGTCTGCGCATTCCGATGAATGATAAAGTCCGTTCATTAAATCTGTCCAATACCGCCGCTATTTTAGTGTATGAAGCGTTGCGCCAACAAAAATTTAACGGTTTATTTTAAAAATAAAAAAACGACCTTCTGAAAAGGAGGTCGTTTTTTTGCATTAATTTTTTACGCCTGGTTTATCTTCATAGCCAGCCGTAAAGATTGCAGTTAAGAAGGCGATGATCACACCTAATACGAGCAATGTACGCATGCCGCTTCCTCCTTCACGAATGTTTGTCCCACCTTCTCATTATAGCGGATATGGCGAATGTTGTGAATGGGAAGCGTTATCACAGCAAACAGACAAATTTTTTTTTGCAATGAATGATACGGGACATCCTTGCATACATTGTAATAATCTTGTTGTTAAGACATCAAGGATAAGGAGGTCCTTTATGGATATTTTAAAGAAAATTGCACAATACCGGGAAGAAGAGGAACGGCTGAAATGGGAAGGTACATTCGCAGAGTATTTAGAGATTCTGAAAGAAAAGCCATGGATTGCTCAGTCCGCACATTCACGCGTTTATAATATGATTAAAGATGCTGGAATCGAGGTAGTGAATGGGAGAAAACGATATAAATTTTTCAGTAATCAGTTATTTGGATTGGAAGAGGCGCTAGAACGTTTAGTGGAAGAATATTTTCATCCGGCAGCAAAGCGGCTTGATGTGCGAAAACGTATCTTATTGCTGATGGGGCCTGTTGGAGGCGGGAAATCCACGCTTGTAACGCTGTTAAAACGGGGATTAGAAGCATATTCGCTAACGGATCGCGGCGCTGTGTATGCGATTAAAGGATGCCCGATGCATGAAGAAGCATACATATGATAAGTAAACTACAAAAGAGCTGCTTGATGGCAGCTCTTTTTCATTGTGATATGCTATCGGAAGCGGTAGTCTGTAATTTTAAGCTTTGGTGGTTCTGGATATTTTCCCATTTTTGTCGGTTCAACGATTTCAATGGTGATGTACTCAAACAAAGAGCGAATGGCGTACTTTTTCGCTTCATAGCTTAGGTTGTGCCATTCTTTTTTAATATTTTCTAACACTGTTTTGATTTCTTCAAGTGATGCTTCTTCTTCGTATTCGTTCAGAAGTTCGTATAATTCCATTTCCTGAATGGCGATCTCTTGCATGCGCTTGTTGTATTCGTCTTTGGGAATTTCTCCTTCGATGTAGAGTTCTTTGATGCGTTCTTTTCGCCCTTTCAGTTTTTGCAGTTGTTTTTCAATAAAGTCAGTGTCTAATTCTTTTTCCGATTCATTCGTTTCGACTTCAAGTTCTAGCTTTTCTGGAATATGAAGTGCTTCCAAAAACGCTTTTTCGATCGCTTCTTCGGCGATCGTTTGCACATCGCAGTTGCCAAATTTAAAGCGGCCTTGGCATTTATAGTAGCGGTATACGCCTCCGGACTTCCGTTTTCTTTGAGCGCCTGTAAATGACTTTCCGCATTTGGCGCAGCGGGCGACGCCGGAAAAAGGGTAATGGTTGTCTGAACGAAATGCCATATTGTAGCGATTTTGCAAAAGCTCTTGTACTTCTTGGAATGTTTCTTTTGAAATAATAGGCACGAAATTTTCTTGTTTAATTGGTGTAACTACGGGCTGCCCGCCAAGTTTTTGTTTGGACATGCTGCGGTAGTTCCAGCGAATATAGCCGGCGTAAATCGGATTGCGCAGAACATAGCGAACGGAAAAGTCGCTCCACATTTCCCCTTTTTTCGTTTTCACGCCACGTTGGTTAAGCTGCTTTGCGATGTTTTGAGAGCCGTGTGTTTTGTATTTCTCAAAGATAAAACGCACCCATTTGGCTTCTTCCTCATTGATGCGCAGCTCCCCGTCGACCAAATCGTATCCGTATGGGGCAGGGGCGCCGTTTCTTTGTCCTGTTTTGGAGCGTTCAAGCATATTTTCGAAGACGCGCTCTGCGATGGTTTCCCGTTCCCATTCTGCAATTGTAGCAACGATAGTGATGAAAAGGCGTCCGTTTGCTGTTGTCGTTTCAAATGACTCTGTGGCAGATTTGAACATAACATCATATTTTTGCATGATTTTAAGCAGTTTATGTAGATCGAGGACCGAACGAACAAGCCGGTCCAAACGATAAACAATGACGACATCGAATTTCTTTTGCTGCATATCCTTTATCAGCCGTTGCAAAGCGGGGCGGTCCATGTTTTTGGCTGAATAGCCGTCATCGCAATAATCATCCACAATCGTCCATCCTTGCGAAAGCGCAAATGCTTCGAGCCGCATTTTTTGTGCTTCTAAGGAGAAGCCTTCTTCTTTTTGCATATCGGTGCTTACCCGACGATACATCACGCATCTCATCAGTCTGCCTCCTTTTTATATTGTATTCATCGGGCAGGACATACTTGACTGAAATGGCAGGCATGCTGAAAAAAGCATTTTTTCTCCTAAGCATACCGATTTGCAGGTGGCTTCTGGAACAATATCTCACCTATTGTTCGGCCGTTGCATAACTAATATGCGGTTTCTGATCTGTTCCAAACGTTCTTTGCATAATTCAACAGGGATAACACAGATCAGCAACCAACTTCGCTGAAGTATTTGGCGCAAAGGAAAATAAATGAAACGTCGGGACGGATGGAGCAAGTCTGCTGGGTGAAAGGAGCGGAGCGGAAAGAAGATAAACAAGTGATCAGCGAAATTCTCGACACAGCAGTGTCGATTTAATCTCATAGCGGTTTTGCCGGGAATATGACTTTTCTATGAAATCGAAAATCGATTTTCAAAAGCTGGCGGAGATCCATAAAGGCAAAGCGGTGGGATAAGTTAATCTATCGACCTGTTAGTCTACTAATACTACCTTGTCTTGAAAGCATATATATCCCTAAACCCAAAAAAGGAGGGGGTCCGCATGAAGATCAACCTGACTGTTGAGCAAGCGAAAAAATTTCTATTGTGCTTCGTAGAAGACGCAAAACGCATCGTAAAAGAACGCAAACGCCAACAAAAAGAAGCAGCTAATAAAGGAAAAGCAGGCTAACTTGCGGCAGAAAGGAAGGAAATGAAGCCCCTGCTTATTTAATGAATGACGCAGATTATGATGGTATTAAGCATTCGGAAGAAGCGTAATGAATTATCTAAACTTGGAACAATACCGCGGCAAATCATTTTGGCTGATTTTTCGATAAAAGGGAATCTGGTGTCCGTATTGGGCAATACAGACAGTTTTAGTTAGCATGTTTGGACGATGGACGATATTTGCGGAGAGTATAAGGAAGCATGAAACATTAGCGGCTTTATTTAGACGAGCTTCTCAAAAGGAATGAAACAAAGAATTCGATCGGTATTGAGAAGCTGGATGTTATTGCTGTTGTGTTGGTTTGTATTGTTATACAAGAAATTGAATGCAGAAAGTTTTCGCTGAATAGTATGGCAAGGAAGAAATTTTATATTTCTTCCTTGCTCCCATTCTCCAAAATTCTAGCAATCTCTTTAAGAATTTGATTTTTCTCTTTTAATATTTTTATTAAACTTACTGCGAACCACACACCAAATATCAGTAGACCAATATAAATAATAAACGGAATAAAAGCAAGTAACGGAAACAAGCTTACAGAAGAATTCATGTTAGACCTCCAAAATGTTTTTGGATAATTATAACACAAGAGGTAAATAACGAAAAGTCAATTTGAAGCCTTAATAAACAATGAAATTACAGATTGGTGAACAGTTATGAAGAAAACATGCAGCTGCTTTCAATGAAAATGAAATAAGGTGAGGTGAGGAAAGAGTGACAGGAAAAAAGCCTCGCCAAAAAACGTGCGGGAATTAGGCGAGAATACCGTTCAGTATTAAAGAACATGAATGGAGAGGAACTATCATCAACATGGTACGGATTTTGGAACAAAGATGAAGAAAAGATGAAACAAGCTGAAGTAGCAGCAGCAAACTTAACCAACGAACAACTTATAAAATGATTTTAGAGAAGAGTATTGGAAACACAATAGCAAACATAAAGAAGAGCGTAATTACCTGAATAATTTATTTAAAGCTGGAATTAATTCATTAAAATATGGCTTGATAATGAAATCCTTAGCCCCTATTTGAAGGGCATCAATAATGAAACTTTTTTGCCCCATCGATGAACAAATTATTACTTTCGCTTCTGGATCAAATTTTAAAATACTTTTTAAAGCATCTAATCCATTCATAATAGGCATAATTAAGTCAAGTATAACAATGTCAGGTGTTTTTTCTTGGTAAAGAGATACAGCATTACTGCCATCAGAAGCTTCAGCAACAACTTGGTAACCATTATCGGTTAAAAGTTTCTTTAATAAATTTCTCGTAAACCTTGAATCGTCGGCAATTAATACAGTTTTATACATTTAAACCACCTTTCACTTAAAAAGTAAAGCAAATGGAAAATTTTTGTTGTAAAAAATGCGCATCTTGCATTTTACCCTTTTGAGTAATTTGTAGATGGAATATCAGATTTTTTGTATAAATTTGTCGAATTTTGTCTAACAATTCTAGAAAGAAATATTAACAAATTTTATAGTGAAATTTACATAGGAAAAATTCATTATTTTTGAAAATAGAAAACTGTTAAATAGTACTGTTGAGCTATTAAATAATAAAAAATATTCAGAATGACAGTTGTGTTTCCAAAAAGGCAAAGGAAGGGGATGAGATGAGAGAAATTAAGTTCGTACTTTTGTTTACCAGGAAAAGAGGATGCTGAATGTGAGAGGGAACTTAACGAATGAATCAGTTACGATAAATATTCACATATAGCGGCAATCAAGTACGCACAATTGTTAAAGATGAGAAAATTAGTTTGTTGCTGGGGATGTTTGCGATATATTCGATATATTCAATCATTCCAATCATAAAATGGCAGTATCCCGGCTCACTGAAGATGAGGTACACCGCTTCGCTTGGCCGCCGCCAACTAGCGGCGATCGTGAATGAAGCGGGTTTATTCATTGATTCTGACCAGCGATAAACCGCAGCCAAGGTTAAACACTTGATTGCGCATGAAGTTATTCTATCAATTTACAAAACTGGTAGTTAATGTGGATTCCGAAAATGTTTAGCGAGGCTTCACGCCTTGCTTCGAATATTCCATCAACTAATTTTGGAAATTCAAGCACTTAACCTACGACTCTTGTCTAATCAAATTTATTATCCTGATCATATATTGAAGCATCAAGTGAAGAGAGGTGAAGTATGTTGTCAAAAAATAGAACAGAAAATCATCATGGTAACAATAAACCAAGGGTAAGATGTGATTGTGTTAATGGGCAAGTGGTGACAGTGCATGGACCTGTACAAGCAGGGCCTCCGGGACCTCCAGGACCTCCGGGGCCTCCAGGGGCTGGTGCCATTATTCCATATGCATCTGGAGTAACTCCTGTTGCATTGACCAGGGTTGATGTAGCAGGTGTAGTAGCCAGTATTGGAGCTATCCTTGGATTCGGAAGTTCTGCGCCAACTGTTAATCTTGATACAGGGGTACTGGATCTAGGTGTTGGTGTCACGAACATTCCTGACTTTGCATTTGTGGTTCCTCGTACCGGGACAGTTACATCCATATCTGCATTCTTTAGTGCTACAGTGGGAGTAACTTTAACTGCAGCTGAAACAGTTAGAGCAGAATTATGGAGAGCGCCGGCAGCTAGCAACACCTTTACGCCAACAGGCGTTTTCGTAGATTTAGCACCAGCTTTCGGCCCTGGAGTTACCGCTGGCGATACTGCAACTGGCACTGCAACAGCATCATTGCCGGTAGTTGCCGGTGACAAACTATTGCTGGTTGTTTCTTTTGCACCTGGCGGCACCGCTATCAGTACTCTTACAGGTTTTGCAAGTGCAGGCGTTGGAATCAGTTAATTTCACTTAGTAACAAACTTCAAAGATATCGAGATCAAGTCGACATAAGAAACATTCTTACATGACAACGCCTTTCTTTTTGTTTTTCCTGTAAGAACATCGATAACCGTTCGAGGAATGGCAGGTTTATGGAAGAAAACTGAAGGAAAGTATGAAAAAGACAAAAAGGGAGCATATATTATACATGACTAATATGTTCAACTTGTCGACTTTGCCGACAAGCTGAAGAGGATGTCCCAAAAGTGTTCGCATAGCGTTCGCTTTTGGGGCACTTTTTTGGGCAAAAAAAGAAGAAAACCGTTCCTTTTTTGGTATAATAGAGTCACCACAACCCTACCAAGAAAGGACGGTTTTCTTATGTACATTTATTATAACCGAGATCAACTCATTTTGCCAATGGATCTTGAAATTCTCATTCCCAAACATCATCTTTGCCGGATCGTGGATCTAGCCGTGGAAAAAATGGATCCAGCTCTGCTCGTTTCCCTCTATCCCGGCGGAGGCCGCCCAGCCTATCATCCGAAAATGATGTTGAAAGTCATCCTGTATGCCTACGCCAATCGGATCTATTCCTCTCGCCAAATCGCCAAGCAATTGAAAGAAAACATTTATTTTATGTGGCTATCCGGCCATCAAACACCGGATTTCCGCACCATCAACCGATTTCGGTCGGAACGGATGAAGGACATCATTTACGAAACGTTTTTCTCCATTGTCGATCTTCTGCGTCAAGAAGGGTTGGTCAAACTAGAGGATTACTTTCTGGATGGAACGAAAATCGAGGCCAGCGCCAACAAGTACACGTTCGTTTGGCGCAAATCAACGGAAAAGTACGATCAGAAGTTGGAGGAGAAATTCCGGAAAATCGTAGCCTCGATCGAACAGGTGGTAAAAGAGGATGAAGAGTCGGAACAAGAAGGAGATTTTCAAGAAAAGCTGGAAGCTTCACCGATCACGTCTGAAAAGATCGAAGCCGTGATCGAACAAGTGGAAGAACATCTAAAGAAAGAGCCGAAGAATCGCACGTTAAAGAAAGCAAAACAGCAATTGGAACAAGACATTCTCCCCCGTAAGAAAAAATATGAAGAATACAAAAAAGTGTTAGGCGAACGAAACAGTTTTTCGAAAACGGACCCCGATGCGACGTTTATGCGGATGAAAGACGACCATATGAAAAACGGCCAGCTCAAACCGGGATATAATGTGCAGATAGGGACAGAGAACCAATTCATCACTGGATTTAGCGTGCATCAACGGGCGGGGGATGCCGGATGCTTCATTTCACATTTGGAGCAATTGGCCGCCTATGGGCGTCCCATGCCTAAACGAGCGATTGCGGATTCCGCCTATGGGAGTGAGGAGAACTACACGTACTGCGAGAAAAAGCAGATCGTCGCGCTGATCAAGTACAACACATTGGACCGGGAACAAACGAAAGCGTGGGCGAAAGAGATCGGCCGAATCGAGAACATGACGTACGATGAGGAATTGGATGAGTGGATTTGCGCGAAAGGGGAACGGCTGGTGTTTGTGTATAAACGGAAGGAAACGACCGACAACGGGTACGTCATCGTCAAACGGACGTATCGTTGTACAGCATGTGCCGGATGCCCGTTTCAAGCAGCATGTGCCAAAGGCAAAGACACGAAAACCATCCGCGTTTCCTTGAAAAATCAACAACAACGGCAAGAAATCCGGAAACGGCTGTCCACGGAAGAAGGGGCGACGACATATCGAAGACGGCAAATCGAAAACGAGCCGGTGTTTGGGCAAATCAAGCATAATCAGCAATTTCATCGGTTTTCATTGAGAGGCCTCCCAAAAATTACCTTGGAGTGGGGTCTAGTTTGTGCTGCCCACAATTTGAGAAAGTGGGCCACAACGACCGACCCAACAAGGAAAAAATAGGATAAAATTCGGAAATAAGGAGAAATTCCTGCCTCAAAAAAGGAATAAATAACCAAATGGTAAGAAAAAGAAACAGAGGCTACTCTCAAAAGGTCGGTTTAGACGACCTTTTGAGACAGCCTCTTTTATTTTTTGCTGGAATGAAGTATTTTTCCGGTTATCTATTTAGGGATTGAAACCTTTATACCCGAAGTTGCACAGGTTCAATTCAATTATAACGGTCGCTGCCATCTGAGCCAAATCCTAATTCCCCGGATGAATTTTTCCCCCCCAAACCCATAATGTCCCATCTTTTCGAAGTGCGATAGTATGTCCATCACGTGTGTCTAAAGAAATGATGTTTGTTAGTTTCTTTATTTGAATTGGATTCTTTATTATAAACTTATCAGGATTATCCCGTCCTTTTATTCCAATTCCCAATTGTCCCTCGTTATTTTGTCCTTGTGCCCAAACAGTGCCATCTTTCTTAAGCACCAAATTATGCACATAACCTGTCTTAACCATTACTGCATCTTTAATTCCTTTTACTTGAGAAGGCTTTTTCGTCCAATTCTTGCTTGCTATAAGCGGTATTTGTTTGCCTAATTAGCCCCAATATTGCTGATATGGAGGAACGTAAGGCTGGTGTTGGCATTGTGGGGGATATTGCTGATGCCAGTTTAAATATGGATGGGATATATTTTCCTTCGCTTTGTTGCAGTTTTTGTATGGACCTATATAAGTTGATGGTTTAATTGGTGCAATTGCTTGTTTCCATTGATTTTCATCGAGGCAATAAGTATGTGCCATGATCTTTGCAGGAGTAAATTTTAAAATGTCAGAACCTAAAACTACTTCTGGAGTTGGTGCATCAAAAATGGCCAAAAGATGGGTGTTGTTAACTTTAGCTACTTCATAATGCCACCAACCTCGAGGAATGTTTACCACATGTCCGGGTGTCATCGAATAATGGAGGAGTTGTTTTGTAAATGGGTTGAGTATTGATACAGTGGCAGCACCAGAAATACAATAGACCAGCTCGGCTGCATTTGGGTGATAGTGCGGTTCTATGACATTATTAGCACTTAGGAAAATATCGAGCAGAGACACATTTTCCAGTGTATTCAACTGTTTTACACCTAATACGTTAATATAATTATTGTTATCTTTTTTAAACAAGGGGCTTTTATTGATGTCAAAAGTGTATTGGGGTGCTTGGGATGTGTTATCCATATAGGAAACCATAAATTCTCTTCACCTCTTTACTTAGTAAAAACCAACTTTATATAGGCATGTTATGAACTAACAGTGAGTTTGGTGTGCGCAGTTATTAAAAATTAGCGTATAGTTCAGAGACAGTGCGAAGCATGAAGCAAAGGAGGCGGAACATTCCATTTCTTGAAGAATTTATCAGGAAGAACGTGTTGCAAAACGCGTAATGGATACATCAATGCACATAAAAAATCCGCCACATACAGTATTCTCCAATCGCGCTAATCGACAGCACAGCCATTCGCAGCAGTCTTTACGATTGGAAGTATCCATCTGGTATCACTGGTTGAAAAGATGTAAGTGCCATTTCTGCACTACTTTATGTAGACGCATCCAAAGAAGAATTAGGCA
Protein-coding regions in this window:
- a CDS encoding cupin domain-containing protein; protein product: MVSYMDNTSQAPQYTFDINKSPLFKKDNNNYINVLGVKQLNTLENVSLLDIFLSANNVIEPHYHPNAAELVYCISGAATVSILNPFTKQLLHYSMTPGHVVNIPRGWWHYEVAKVNNTHLLAIFDAPTPEVVLGSDILKFTPAKIMAHTYCLDENQWKQAIAPIKPSTYIGPYKNCNKAKENISHPYLNWHQQYPPQCQHQPYVPPYQQYWG